From the genome of Hymenobacter sp. PAMC 26628, one region includes:
- the hemG gene encoding protoporphyrinogen oxidase: MKIALLGGGLAGLTCAWYLQQAGVAYDLFEADARPGGNLLSLHPPEGYLLEAGPNSLQLSPELADLFDELGLTDQVQDTAAVGQRRYVLRGGSYRELPGSPPALLRSSFFSLKGKWRLLREFLKPTGAPDPDETVAQFFTRRFGSEIVDYAVNPFVAGIYAGDPARLLLRHTFPQLAALEQAHGSVLRGLAKAGKGVGRRRVITLRGGVQALTDALAARLTHYHPGAPATALARAADGTYSFQADGAARGPYTHLVLALPAYAAAPLLAGLFPKAGAALAAVHYPPMAVVYSAYARAAVAHPLEGFGALHPKAEGAYAAGSLWTSSLYPGRVPTGQVLFTTFVGGTQYEDAAQQPEADQKAAVHTELARFYGIAGAPTWQGRYYWPRSIPQFDAAIGPARASVEALGADNIVAVANWQAGVGVPDVVRHARAMANTLAANA; this comes from the coding sequence ATGAAAATCGCCCTCCTCGGCGGCGGCCTCGCCGGCCTCACCTGCGCCTGGTACTTGCAGCAAGCCGGCGTCGCCTACGATTTGTTTGAGGCCGACGCGCGGCCCGGCGGCAACCTGCTCAGCCTCCACCCGCCCGAAGGCTACCTGCTCGAAGCGGGCCCCAACTCGCTCCAGCTCAGCCCCGAGCTGGCCGATTTGTTTGACGAGCTGGGCCTCACCGACCAGGTGCAGGACACGGCCGCCGTGGGCCAGCGCCGCTACGTGTTGCGCGGCGGCAGCTACCGCGAGCTGCCCGGCTCGCCGCCGGCGCTGCTCCGCAGCAGTTTTTTCAGCCTGAAAGGCAAGTGGCGGCTGCTGCGCGAATTCCTGAAGCCCACCGGGGCCCCGGACCCCGACGAAACCGTGGCCCAGTTTTTCACCCGGCGCTTCGGTTCGGAAATCGTGGATTACGCCGTGAATCCGTTCGTGGCTGGCATCTACGCCGGCGACCCCGCCCGGTTACTGCTGCGCCACACGTTTCCGCAGCTGGCGGCGCTGGAGCAGGCGCACGGCTCGGTGCTGCGCGGCCTGGCCAAGGCCGGCAAGGGCGTGGGCCGGCGGCGCGTCATCACGCTGCGGGGCGGCGTGCAGGCCCTCACCGATGCGCTGGCCGCCCGCCTCACCCACTACCACCCCGGGGCCCCCGCCACGGCTTTGGCGCGGGCCGCCGATGGCACCTACTCGTTTCAGGCGGATGGCGCGGCGCGGGGGCCTTACACGCACCTCGTGCTGGCGCTGCCGGCCTATGCGGCCGCGCCTTTGCTGGCGGGGCTGTTCCCCAAGGCCGGGGCGGCGCTGGCGGCGGTGCACTACCCGCCTATGGCCGTGGTGTACTCGGCCTACGCCCGGGCCGCCGTAGCGCACCCGCTGGAGGGCTTCGGGGCCCTGCACCCCAAGGCGGAGGGTGCCTACGCGGCTGGCTCGCTCTGGACCAGCAGCCTCTACCCCGGCCGGGTGCCGACGGGGCAAGTGCTGTTCACCACCTTCGTGGGCGGCACCCAGTACGAGGACGCCGCCCAGCAGCCCGAGGCTGATCAGAAAGCCGCTGTGCACACCGAGCTGGCCCGTTTCTACGGCATTGCCGGGGCCCCCACCTGGCAGGGGCGCTACTACTGGCCGCGCAGTATTCCGCAGTTCGATGCAGCCATTGGGCCAGCCCGTGCGTCGGTAGAAGCACTAGGAGCCGACAACATCGTGGCCGTGGCCAACTGGCAGGCCGGCGTGGGCGTGCCCGACGTGGTGCGCCATGCCCGCGCCATGGCCAATACCTTGGCTGCCAATGCCTGA